A single window of Camarhynchus parvulus chromosome 9, STF_HiC, whole genome shotgun sequence DNA harbors:
- the KLHL24 gene encoding kelch-like protein 24 — protein sequence MVLILGRRLNREESGIRDSPATKRKVFEMDPKSLSGPEFFDFSSGSSHAESILQIFNEFRDSRLFTDVIICVEGREFPCHRAVLSACSSYFRAMFCNDHRESREMLVEINGIFAEAMDCFLQYVYTGKVKITTENVQYLFETSSLFQISVLRDACAKFLEEQLDPCNCLGIQRFADTHSLKTLFTKCRNFALQTFEDVSQHEEFLELGKDELIDYICSDELVISKEELVFEAVMRWVYRAVELRRPVLHELLTHVRLPLLHPNYFVQTVEVDQLIQNSPECYQLLHEARRYHILGNEMMSPRTRPRRSTGYSEVIVVVGGCERVGGFNLPYTECYDPVTGEWKSLAKLPEFTKSEYAVCALRNDILVSGGRINSRDVWIYNSQLNIWIRVASLNKGRWRHKMAVLLGKVYVVGGYDGQNRLSSVECYDSFSNRWTEVAPLKEAVSSPAVTSCVGKLFVIGGGPDDNTCSDKVQSYDPDTNSWLLRATIPIAKRCITAVSLNNLIYVAGGLTKAIYCYDPIEDYWMHVQNTFSRQENCGMSVCNGKIYILGGRRENGEATDTILCYDPATGIITGVAAMPRPVSYHGCVTIHRYNEKGFKL from the exons ATGGTACTAATATTGGGACGCAGACTGAATAGAGAGGAGAGCGGGATACGAGATTCCCCTGCAACCAAGCGGAAAGTCTTTGAAATGGACCCAAAGTCGTTGTCAGGCCCCGAATTTTTCGACTTCTCCTCGGGATCATCCCACGCAGAAAGCATTCTCCAGATCTTCAATGAATTCCGAGACAGCCGGCTGTTCACGGACGTCATCATCTGCGTGGAGGGCCGGGAGTTCCCGTGCCACCGCGCCGTCCTCTCGGCCTGCAGCAGCTACTTCAGAGCCATGTTCTGCAACGaccacagggagagcagggagatgctggtgGAGATCAACGGCATCTTTGCCGAAGCCATGGATTGCTTTTTGCAGTACGTGTACACGGGCAAGGTGAAAATCACCACGGAGAACGTGCAGTACCTGTTCGAAACGTCGAGCCTGTTCCAGATCAGCGTCCTGCGCGACGCCTGCGCCAAgttcctggaggagcagctggatccCTGCAACTGCCTGGGCATCCAGCGCTTCGCCGACACGCACTCGCTCAAGACGCTCTTCACCAAGTGCAGGAACTTCGCGCTGCAGACCTTCGAGGACGTGTCCCAGCACGAAGagttcctggagctgggcaaGGATGAGCTGATCGATTACATCTGCAGCGACGAGCTGGTGATCAGCAAGGAGGAGCTGGTGTTCGAGGCCGTCATGCGCTGGGTGTACCGCGCCGTCGAGCTGCGCCGGCCTGTGCTCCACGAACTCCTGACGCACGTCAGGCTCCCGCTCCTGCACCCCAACTACTTTGTTCAGACTGTGGAAGTGGACCAGCTGATTCAGAATTCCCCAGAGTGCTATCAGCTGCTGCACGAAGCCAGGCGATACCACATCCTTGGAAACGAGATGATGTCTCCCAGAACTAGGCCACGCAG ATCAACTGGTTATTCTGAGGTGATAGTTGTTGTTGGAGGCTGTGAACGAGTTGGAGGCTTTAATTTGCCCTACACGGAGTGCTATGACCCTGTGACAGGAGAGTGGAAGTCACTGGCTAAACTTCCAGAGTTTACCAAGTCTGAGTATGCCGTGTGTGCTCTGCGGAATGATATTCTTGTTTCAG gtGGAAGAATCAATAGCCGGGATGTCTGGATTTATAACTCTCAGCTTAACATTTGGATCAGAGTTGCCTCCTTAAATAAAGGCAGATGGAGACATAAAATGGCTGTTCTTCTGGGTAAA GTGTACGTGGTGGGAGGATACGATGGGCAGAACCGTCTGAGCAGTGTGGAGTGCTACGACTCCTTCTCCAACCGCTGGACGGAGGTGGCTCCCCTGAAGGAGGCCGTGAGCTCCCCAGCTGTCACCAGCTGTGTTGGCAAACTCTTTGTCATCGGGGGTGGCCCTGATGACAACACCTGTTCTGACAAG GTTCAGTCTTATGATCCTGATACCAATTCCTGGTTGCTCCGTGCCACCATCCCCATTGCCAAGAGATGTATCACAGCCGTGTCCCTCAACAACCTGATCTACGTGGCTGGCGGGCTCACCAAAGCCATTTACTGCTATGACCCCATTGAGGACTACTGGATGCATGTACAGAATACATTCAGCAGACAG GAGAATTGTGGCATGTCTGTGTGCAATGGAAAAATCTATATCCTTGGTGGAAGACGGGAAAATGGTGAAGCCACAGACACTATTCTTTGTTATGACCCTGCCACGGGCATTATCACAGGAGTAGCAGCCATGCCCAGGCCAGTATCGTATCATGGCTGTGTGACCATTCATAGATATAATGAAAAAGGCTTTAAACTctaa